A genome region from Cytophagia bacterium CHB2 includes the following:
- a CDS encoding cytochrome c oxidase subunit I, whose translation MVLPAMGVMSELITCFSRKKIFGYEFIAFSSLAIAVISFLVWGHHMFTTGQSIYAGMVFSFLSFLVAIPSAIKVFNWTATLYKGSVSYQAPMLYAIGFIGLFTIGGLTGMFLSTLAVDVHVHDTYFIVAHFHYIMVGGTIMAYLGGLHFWWPKITGRLYPDGWARFAALVVFVGFNLTFFPQFVLGYLGMPRRYHVYPEEFQVLNVMSSAGATILGVGYLIPLIYFLWSLKYGPRASANPWSATGLEWTTPSPPPTQNFEKTPIVTEEAYDYAKFAREHAKEEKEGALV comes from the coding sequence ATGGTTTTGCCGGCCATGGGCGTGATGAGTGAATTGATCACCTGCTTCTCCCGTAAGAAAATTTTCGGTTACGAATTCATCGCCTTCTCCAGCCTCGCGATTGCGGTGATCAGCTTCTTGGTGTGGGGCCATCACATGTTTACCACCGGCCAGTCGATCTATGCCGGCATGGTTTTTTCCTTTTTGAGCTTCCTAGTCGCGATTCCCTCGGCGATCAAAGTGTTCAATTGGACCGCGACCCTCTACAAAGGGTCGGTATCGTATCAAGCACCGATGCTGTACGCCATCGGCTTCATTGGTTTGTTCACGATTGGCGGCCTCACCGGCATGTTTCTTTCGACGCTGGCCGTGGATGTGCATGTGCACGACACCTATTTCATCGTTGCGCACTTTCACTACATTATGGTCGGCGGCACAATCATGGCTTATCTCGGCGGCCTGCACTTTTGGTGGCCCAAGATTACCGGCAGGTTGTATCCCGACGGCTGGGCGCGCTTTGCCGCATTGGTGGTGTTCGTGGGATTCAATCTGACATTCTTCCCGCAATTTGTGTTGGGCTATCTCGGCATGCCGCGGCGCTATCACGTTTACCCGGAAGAATTTCAAGTCTTGAATGTTATGTCGTCTGCGGGCGCTACAATTCTGGGCGTGGGCTATTTGATCCCGCTGATCTATTTTCTCTGGTCGCTCAAATATGGCCCGCGCGCGAGCGCGAATCCCTGGAGTGCGACCGGTTTGGAATGGACGACGCCTTCGCCGCCGCCCACCCAAAATTTTGAAAAAACGCCGATTGTGACGGAAGAGGCATATGATTACGCGAAATTTGCGCGTGAGCATGCCAAAGAAGAAAAGGAGGGCGCCCTTGTCTGA
- a CDS encoding cytochrome c oxidase subunit 3 family protein has product MPKKKRRAPLSEQHHPALAHHFDDLDQQFEAAGLGMWAFLIQEILFFGGLFAVYLIYRMSYPEAFIQGSHYLDITLGGVNTAILICSSLTMALAVFYGQQSKRKQLIMFLVFTVVLGAAFLGIKAIEYTHKFHEHLVPGPFFNPAEAHAPQMQIFFAVYFAMTGMHALHMVIGIGILFYLIYQAQRGRYSKEYNSPIEIFGLYWHFVDIVWIFLFPLLYLIGRH; this is encoded by the coding sequence ATGCCAAAGAAGAAAAGGAGGGCGCCCTTGTCTGAGCAACATCATCCGGCGCTTGCCCATCATTTTGATGATCTCGACCAGCAGTTCGAAGCGGCGGGATTGGGGATGTGGGCGTTTTTGATTCAAGAGATTCTGTTTTTCGGCGGGCTGTTTGCGGTTTACTTGATATATCGCATGAGCTATCCCGAGGCCTTCATCCAGGGCAGCCACTACCTCGACATTACGCTCGGCGGGGTCAATACCGCCATTTTGATTTGCAGCAGCTTGACCATGGCGTTGGCGGTGTTCTACGGCCAGCAAAGCAAGCGCAAGCAACTGATCATGTTTCTCGTGTTTACCGTGGTGTTGGGCGCCGCATTTTTAGGCATCAAAGCTATCGAATACACCCACAAGTTTCATGAACACCTCGTTCCCGGGCCTTTCTTTAATCCTGCGGAGGCGCATGCCCCGCAAATGCAAATTTTCTTCGCGGTGTATTTTGCCATGACGGGCATGCACGCGCTGCACATGGTCATCGGCATCGGTATTTTGTTTTATCTTATTTATCAAGCGCAGCGCGGGCGTTATTCCAAAGAGTACAATTCCCCGATCGAAATTTTCGGTTTGTATTGGCACTTCGTCGACATCGTCTGGATTTTTCTGTTCCCGTTACTTTATCTCATAGGTCGCCACTGA
- a CDS encoding caa(3)-type oxidase subunit IV: MGPHLVPQRVYFTIFAALMVLTFVTVVVAFVDLGPLNNFIAMSIAITKATLVIMYFMHVRYSDKLVWVFAGAGFLWLIILFAFLVSDYVTREAWSNLLTSLP; encoded by the coding sequence ATGGGTCCACATCTCGTTCCGCAAAGAGTCTATTTTACAATTTTCGCCGCATTGATGGTTTTGACGTTCGTCACTGTGGTAGTCGCTTTTGTCGATCTCGGCCCACTCAACAACTTTATCGCCATGTCGATTGCGATTACCAAAGCCACACTGGTGATCATGTATTTTATGCATGTGCGCTACAGCGACAAGCTGGTGTGGGTTTTTGCCGGCGCCGGGTTCTTGTGGCTCATCATCTTGTTTGCCTTTCTGGTGAGCGACTATGTCACGCGCGAGGCCTGGAGCAATTTGCTGACGAGCCTGCCATAA
- a CDS encoding T9SS type A sorting domain-containing protein: MNNEIDEFSLTYIQKPGIAPEAPGRYVSQESRTISRPQFHLSPNYPNPFRHFTQMPLHLGAPGRVSATIYNLQGQQIQSLYNGILFTGTHQLKWFGTTAAGQAASNGIYFLRVLVEADNGTIEVLSRELLLAR; the protein is encoded by the coding sequence ATGAACAATGAAATCGATGAATTCTCGCTCACCTACATTCAAAAGCCCGGCATAGCGCCCGAGGCACCCGGCCGCTATGTGTCGCAGGAAAGCCGGACAATCTCTCGACCTCAATTCCACCTCTCCCCGAATTATCCCAATCCGTTTCGGCATTTCACTCAAATGCCGCTACATCTAGGCGCGCCCGGCCGTGTGTCAGCCACGATCTACAATTTGCAAGGCCAGCAGATTCAGAGCTTGTACAATGGAATTTTGTTCACCGGTACGCATCAACTGAAATGGTTTGGAACAACCGCTGCCGGTCAAGCGGCAAGCAATGGTATTTACTTCTTACGCGTGTTGGTTGAAGCTGACAATGGCACAATTGAAGTCTTGAGCAGGGAATTACTGCTGGCGCGTTAA
- a CDS encoding ABC transporter ATP-binding protein — translation MTPDLHLSLFLARKLHCCSILSSGFYGQSHHLPASAIRHDDVRFTSLSDPESDISKLPLVRDILNGFCGGVVLCHDPINCKSVAETQVRHFGRSIVNAIVCKGLKKNYKKKAVALEHLDLSVPAGCVFGLIGPNGAGKSSLINILAGIVQKDAGEVFLLGEKVNDFDFEYKRNVGFVLEKPVYLEKLTSQEYLEFAAAMHGIEKTVAEKRIEELMQFFVLYEKRNDLIETLSTGMKKKVSLATAIIHRPRLLILDEPLEGIDPLSSKTIKDNLRLMAEKGVTVFLSSHDLNTVEKLCDQIAIISKGKIFFQGTMDDLRRKTNGGIVKDSLSLEEIFLAVISEKGAVREPQKLSWL, via the coding sequence ATTACTCCTGACCTCCATCTTTCTCTTTTTCTGGCTCGGAAACTTCATTGCTGTTCGATTCTCTCTTCAGGATTCTACGGACAATCTCATCATCTCCCTGCTTCTGCAATTCGGCATGATGATGTTCGCTTCACTTCCCTATCTGATCCTGAAAGTGATATTTCAAAGCTACCTCTTGTGCGTGATATTCTTAATGGGTTCTGTGGTGGCGTGGTACTTTGTCATGATCCCATCAACTGCAAAAGCGTTGCAGAAACACAAGTTCGTCATTTTGGGAGATCTATCGTGAATGCCATCGTTTGCAAAGGGCTAAAAAAAAATTATAAGAAAAAAGCCGTTGCCCTGGAGCATCTGGATTTGTCCGTTCCCGCGGGGTGCGTTTTTGGCCTAATCGGTCCGAATGGCGCCGGGAAATCGAGCCTTATAAATATCCTGGCGGGAATCGTGCAAAAGGACGCGGGCGAAGTGTTTCTTCTTGGTGAAAAAGTGAATGATTTTGATTTTGAGTACAAAAGAAATGTCGGCTTCGTTCTAGAAAAGCCGGTATACTTAGAAAAACTCACGTCACAAGAGTATTTGGAATTTGCCGCAGCCATGCACGGCATCGAAAAAACCGTCGCAGAGAAGCGCATTGAAGAACTCATGCAATTCTTCGTTCTTTATGAAAAGCGAAATGACTTGATTGAGACTCTTTCAACGGGTATGAAAAAGAAGGTGTCGCTGGCAACAGCAATCATCCATCGCCCCAGGCTCCTCATTTTAGACGAGCCCTTGGAGGGAATTGATCCGCTATCATCAAAGACAATAAAGGATAATCTGCGCCTTATGGCTGAAAAAGGGGTTACGGTCTTTCTCAGCTCTCATGATCTCAATACCGTTGAAAAACTCTGCGATCAGATTGCAATAATCAGCAAAGGAAAAATCTTTTTCCAGGGTACAATGGATGATCTCAGAAGAAAGACTAACGGTGGCATCGTGAAGGATTCTTTGTCACTTGAAGAAATCTTCCTTGCCGTCATCTCTGAGAAAGGCGCCGTGAGGGAACCCCAGAAACTCTCCTGGCTTTAG
- a CDS encoding ATP-binding cassette domain-containing protein — MTRNQENLDSYAHLKQRPFMQSLSHFKNLVKARYALIRQYEQGDCGPAALLTVLRFWRGNTTLVHVRSLSQTDSSGSTMLGLVQAARALGFEAKGATGEYEDLIKEDMPCIAHVIMDDRLQHFIVVFKINAKGVIVGDPGKGVYKLSRNEFLAIWREKAVILLAPKQLYHGKSSTWLSWILTYFRTEESWLYQSIFLGLIYTALGLLVAVFIQSLIDKLIPERDYFKIIITGFFLLALQLLRALAGYLKQMFLVELNKRVNTNVNRDFLSHLFQLPLSFFDTHKIGDITARINDSIKIQQVILTVIGVTVIDGLIVLGSFLFLFMLARPIAWIAMATLPLYAVVLFLTARKIKQKHYETMKAYARVESFYFDSLGGISEILGFNASLFFAKSNTLLYENFQNQVARLGLTQAKVSLQAELSAGVLIMGTLTFGAISVMNASLLLGQMMAAYAILANMVPAVNRLVEANISLQGASMAARRLMDLLLVPKESNVGHLPFKMAKSLEIIDGQFTWPKGKCLFNNLNLSIQQGRITGLWGVSGAGKSTLVKILQRKYLLSSGKILIDSLPINEFDLQSCRKNIAVVPQSVKVFNGTIAENILLGRHISNIEDMAKRLDSYGLTAFISRFGHGMFTPIGEEGRQLSGGELQLLGLLRALYDEPEILILDEGISAIDAEIESFVFEILRRYAKRNAVLVISHNLRTIFRTDFTFLLSDGTVIQSGTPTELLHKSGHFRKLWEIQQNHEFELEGSSHAL, encoded by the coding sequence TTGACCAGAAATCAAGAAAATTTAGATAGTTATGCGCATTTAAAACAAAGACCGTTTATGCAATCCCTTTCGCATTTCAAAAACCTAGTCAAGGCACGATATGCTCTTATTCGGCAATATGAACAGGGCGACTGCGGGCCAGCTGCGCTCTTGACCGTTTTGAGATTTTGGAGAGGAAATACAACACTTGTTCATGTTCGGTCGCTTAGCCAAACGGATTCAAGTGGAAGCACGATGCTTGGCTTGGTTCAAGCAGCTCGGGCACTTGGTTTTGAAGCAAAGGGGGCAACTGGCGAATACGAAGACTTAATTAAAGAAGACATGCCATGCATAGCTCATGTTATCATGGATGATCGCCTCCAACATTTTATAGTAGTTTTTAAGATCAATGCCAAAGGTGTGATTGTTGGGGACCCGGGCAAAGGAGTATATAAACTATCCCGAAATGAATTTCTCGCCATATGGAGAGAGAAGGCAGTAATCCTGTTGGCTCCGAAGCAACTGTACCACGGTAAATCATCAACCTGGTTAAGCTGGATTCTCACTTATTTTCGAACAGAGGAATCTTGGCTTTATCAATCCATTTTTCTTGGTCTCATCTATACTGCGCTAGGACTTCTTGTGGCAGTATTTATTCAATCGCTGATCGACAAACTTATTCCGGAGCGAGATTATTTCAAAATCATCATTACAGGTTTTTTTCTGCTGGCGCTGCAACTGTTGAGAGCCCTGGCAGGATACCTGAAGCAAATGTTTCTGGTTGAGCTCAATAAACGCGTCAATACCAACGTCAATAGAGACTTTCTGAGCCATTTATTCCAATTGCCGCTTAGCTTCTTCGACACGCACAAGATTGGGGACATCACAGCGCGAATAAATGACAGTATTAAAATCCAACAAGTTATTCTAACAGTTATAGGAGTGACCGTCATTGACGGCTTGATTGTTCTGGGTTCCTTTCTCTTTTTGTTCATGCTTGCGAGGCCAATCGCATGGATCGCCATGGCGACATTGCCCCTTTATGCAGTTGTTTTGTTTTTAACCGCACGCAAAATAAAACAAAAGCACTATGAAACAATGAAAGCTTATGCACGGGTAGAATCCTTTTATTTTGACAGTCTGGGCGGAATAAGCGAAATACTGGGTTTTAACGCATCTTTATTCTTCGCGAAGTCGAATACACTCCTCTATGAGAATTTTCAGAACCAGGTAGCAAGACTTGGCCTGACGCAGGCAAAAGTTTCGTTACAAGCTGAGCTGTCCGCGGGCGTTTTGATCATGGGTACGCTCACGTTCGGCGCTATTTCAGTCATGAATGCGTCTCTGTTACTCGGGCAGATGATGGCTGCATATGCGATACTGGCAAACATGGTACCGGCAGTGAATCGTCTCGTGGAAGCGAACATATCTCTGCAGGGTGCATCCATGGCTGCCAGACGTCTCATGGATCTATTACTTGTTCCGAAGGAAAGCAATGTGGGACATCTGCCTTTCAAGATGGCGAAATCCTTGGAAATAATTGATGGACAGTTCACCTGGCCCAAAGGGAAATGCCTATTCAATAATCTCAATCTTTCGATTCAACAGGGGAGGATTACTGGACTTTGGGGAGTGAGCGGAGCAGGCAAAAGCACCCTTGTCAAAATCTTGCAAAGAAAATATCTGCTTTCGTCCGGAAAAATCTTGATTGATTCCTTACCAATAAATGAATTTGATTTACAAAGCTGTAGAAAAAATATTGCCGTCGTTCCTCAATCCGTGAAGGTGTTCAACGGTACAATTGCAGAAAACATATTGCTCGGGCGGCATATTTCGAATATCGAGGACATGGCAAAGCGATTAGATAGTTATGGCCTTACGGCCTTTATCTCAAGATTTGGGCATGGTATGTTTACCCCCATTGGCGAAGAGGGCCGTCAGTTGTCCGGCGGAGAACTTCAGCTCTTGGGACTATTGCGCGCGCTTTATGATGAACCCGAAATTTTGATTCTGGATGAGGGTATAAGTGCAATCGATGCGGAAATCGAGAGCTTCGTATTTGAGATATTGCGAAGGTATGCCAAACGCAACGCCGTCTTGGTGATCTCACATAACCTCAGAACCATCTTCAGAACTGATTTTACCTTTCTTTTGAGTGACGGCACAGTAATACAGAGTGGCACTCCCACCGAATTGCTGCATAAAAGCGGCCATTTCAGAAAACTTTGGGAGATTCAGCAAAATCACGAGTTCGAGTTGGAAGGAAGTTCGCATGCCCTATAG
- a CDS encoding T9SS type A sorting domain-containing protein — MRLFRLCYFAPHLITGISLVLSGLAFAQTTQPGASPLLGTFTWQSHADSNAHHFDEALISITVTELEGQQLQVRARVDLGEGKASDDYVRNPFVKLHGQTQYIFQGTIGGKKAEPNADRLVPYDTLLVFPQPLGTITGWHLGYESYVDGSHPTTPPVGQRESPALLDTVAPQLRNVRLSSISSTTVTIRCETDEPARTQVQYGPTLTYGNFSPPTSALAIEHAIQLTGLSPNTGYHYRVIASDAAGNAVYSTDATFASARHAPDTLTVRDDFNRADLGPDWTREPEFWQITEGELDHTPEAWKSWRYLTVYNPVSNGDGREIIEVSYRWGKNVTALGVREGALALMVDEDSPHANGYWLWHRYGQVWLWTINNGEYVGGRDLGRWHGASDPGAGDVVTIKIRQEHDGNYFDYYINGDYSATAEDPARHFPKSENWYVGFFLRGEEMNNEIDEFSLTYIQKPGIAPEAPAPIAAQNNDARPPQEFFIDSNYPNPFQYLTQMSLHLNVASRVSAAIYNLQGQEILSLYQGSLPTGSHQLRWHGTTETGQAASNGIYFLHVLFTTDNGMKEMLTRRLILAR; from the coding sequence ATGCGACTCTTTCGCCTTTGCTATTTCGCCCCCCACCTGATCACCGGCATATCGCTGGTGCTGTCCGGGCTCGCATTCGCGCAAACCACACAGCCCGGAGCTTCCCCGCTTCTTGGCACATTCACCTGGCAATCACACGCAGATAGCAATGCGCATCATTTTGACGAGGCGCTGATCTCGATAACCGTTACGGAGTTGGAAGGGCAGCAATTGCAAGTCCGTGCACGAGTCGATTTGGGCGAAGGCAAGGCAAGCGATGATTATGTGCGCAATCCTTTTGTCAAATTGCACGGGCAAACGCAGTACATTTTTCAAGGAACCATCGGCGGTAAAAAGGCCGAGCCAAATGCCGATCGCCTTGTGCCGTATGACACGCTGCTTGTTTTTCCCCAGCCTTTGGGAACGATTACCGGCTGGCATTTAGGCTATGAATCCTATGTCGACGGCTCGCATCCCACCACGCCACCCGTGGGCCAACGAGAAAGCCCGGCTTTGCTTGATACGGTTGCGCCGCAGCTCCGCAATGTTCGCCTCAGCAGCATTTCATCAACCACCGTTACCATTCGTTGTGAAACAGATGAGCCGGCGCGCACACAGGTTCAATACGGCCCCACGCTCACGTATGGAAATTTTTCGCCGCCCACTTCAGCATTGGCAATCGAGCATGCCATACAACTGACTGGGTTATCTCCGAATACCGGTTATCATTATCGTGTAATCGCAAGCGATGCCGCCGGCAATGCCGTTTATTCAACGGATGCAACTTTTGCGAGTGCGCGCCATGCGCCCGATACGTTGACCGTGCGTGATGACTTCAATCGCGCTGATCTTGGCCCGGATTGGACGCGTGAACCGGAATTCTGGCAAATCACCGAGGGCGAACTTGATCACACGCCCGAAGCCTGGAAATCCTGGCGCTATCTCACCGTTTACAATCCCGTGAGCAACGGCGACGGCCGCGAGATCATTGAGGTTTCGTATCGTTGGGGCAAAAACGTCACGGCCCTCGGTGTGCGCGAGGGCGCGCTGGCGCTCATGGTGGACGAAGATAGTCCGCATGCCAACGGTTATTGGCTCTGGCATCGTTACGGCCAGGTTTGGTTATGGACGATCAACAACGGGGAATATGTCGGTGGACGCGATCTCGGGCGTTGGCACGGTGCTTCTGATCCCGGCGCGGGCGATGTGGTCACCATTAAAATCCGGCAAGAACATGACGGCAATTATTTTGATTACTACATCAACGGCGACTATTCTGCCACCGCCGAAGATCCCGCCAGACATTTTCCAAAATCTGAAAACTGGTACGTGGGGTTCTTTCTCCGCGGCGAAGAGATGAACAATGAAATCGATGAATTCTCGCTGACCTACATTCAAAAGCCCGGTATTGCACCGGAAGCGCCTGCACCAATTGCGGCGCAGAATAACGATGCCAGACCACCGCAAGAATTCTTCATCGATTCAAACTACCCCAATCCTTTTCAGTATCTAACCCAAATGTCACTACATCTGAACGTGGCCAGTCGCGTATCCGCAGCAATCTACAACCTGCAGGGTCAGGAGATTTTGAGTTTGTATCAAGGGAGCTTGCCCACCGGCTCACATCAACTACGATGGCACGGTACCACTGAAACAGGCCAAGCGGCAAGCAACGGGATCTACTTTCTCCATGTGCTATTCACGACTGATAACGGCATGAAGGAGATGTTGACTCGAAGACTGATTCTGGCGCGCTGA
- a CDS encoding PAS domain S-box protein: protein MMEISKALERTMLLSHFTIEKDPDAILWIDSEDTLHRVNEAACRMLGYAPEEMVGKKPPELGFGLDPASVEELRENLRQHGIIRFERTIETRDGRQLPVEVTGSLVKFENQEYFCWFARDITERRKADAALKQAFHEIEQLKNRLQEENVYLQQEIKLTHNFEAIIGKSQRIQEVLHAVEHVAETDATVLILGETGTGKELIARAIHNISMRHDRPLVKVNCAALPATLIESELFGHEKGAFTGALKSKVGRFELANGGTIFLDEIGELPVEMQVKLLRVIQSGEFDRLGGTQTLHTDVRIIAATNRNLEKAVAEKTFREDLFYRLNVFPIQVPPLRERREDIPLLVDYFVREYAKKIGREINVISRSALSTLENYSWPGNIRELENIIERSVILCRGHQLEIGNWFHGESQTEEEKQLRTLTELERAHILKVLDFTHWRVSGPDGAAQILGINPQTLVSRMKKLGIERVSRGQHVDENH, encoded by the coding sequence ATGATGGAAATCTCCAAAGCGTTGGAAAGGACCATGCTCCTTTCCCACTTTACCATCGAAAAGGATCCTGATGCGATTCTCTGGATCGATTCCGAAGATACGCTGCATCGCGTCAACGAAGCAGCCTGCCGAATGCTTGGTTATGCCCCGGAGGAGATGGTCGGCAAAAAGCCGCCAGAGCTTGGCTTTGGACTCGATCCGGCCTCCGTCGAGGAACTTCGGGAGAATCTCAGGCAGCATGGCATCATAAGATTCGAGCGAACCATCGAGACCAGGGACGGTCGACAGCTTCCGGTTGAAGTCACGGGCAGTCTGGTCAAATTCGAAAATCAGGAATATTTTTGCTGGTTTGCGCGCGACATTACCGAACGCCGGAAGGCTGATGCGGCTCTCAAGCAAGCCTTCCATGAAATAGAGCAGTTAAAAAATCGCCTGCAAGAGGAAAATGTTTATTTGCAGCAGGAGATCAAGCTCACGCACAATTTTGAGGCGATTATTGGCAAGAGCCAGCGGATTCAAGAGGTGCTGCACGCGGTCGAGCACGTCGCGGAGACGGACGCCACTGTTCTTATTCTGGGCGAGACGGGAACGGGCAAGGAGCTGATCGCGCGCGCGATCCATAACATTAGCATGCGTCACGACCGCCCTTTGGTTAAGGTCAACTGTGCAGCGCTTCCAGCCACGCTGATCGAAAGCGAGCTTTTCGGCCATGAAAAGGGCGCCTTCACCGGCGCGTTGAAATCCAAGGTTGGCCGCTTCGAGCTGGCAAACGGCGGTACGATCTTTCTTGATGAAATCGGCGAGCTGCCGGTTGAGATGCAGGTCAAATTACTGCGGGTAATCCAGAGCGGTGAATTTGATCGTCTCGGCGGCACCCAAACGCTGCACACCGATGTGCGCATCATTGCCGCAACCAACCGCAACTTGGAAAAGGCCGTCGCCGAAAAGACCTTCCGCGAAGACCTGTTTTATCGCCTGAACGTTTTTCCAATCCAGGTCCCGCCACTCAGAGAAAGACGGGAAGATATTCCTCTCCTGGTAGATTATTTTGTCCGGGAATACGCCAAGAAGATTGGACGGGAAATCAACGTCATCTCCCGCAGCGCATTGTCAACACTGGAGAATTACAGTTGGCCGGGCAATATCCGTGAGCTGGAAAATATCATTGAACGAAGCGTGATCCTTTGTCGTGGCCATCAGCTTGAAATCGGCAATTGGTTTCATGGCGAATCCCAGACAGAAGAGGAAAAACAGCTTCGCACTTTAACTGAATTGGAACGCGCTCACATTTTGAAAGTTCTGGACTTCACCCACTGGCGGGTAAGTGGTCCGGATGGCGCCGCGCAAATTCTCGGAATCAATCCCCAAACTTTGGTTTCCCGCATGAAGAAATTGGGGATTGAGCGAGTATCACGTGGGCAGCACGTCGATGAAAATCACTGA